The DNA sequence ATCTCAAAAGCCCTTTGCTGAATATGTAAGCTGCAAGGAAGCATCAGAAGAgatacactgcaatcctatgcagatctactgagaagtaagttccatttttacaatggagcttactcccaggaaagtacacataggattgcagtttcagtTCCTTCCTACAAGCTGGCAGAGCCCATTCCACAGGGCATCATGGCAGCATATACCATTTCTCATGAAAaatattcagggcacaatcctatccagtgcttttgcacccatgccaatggggcatgcagtgcaacctgcagtgggcagggcagtaagggagacctcctcaaggtaagggatcattttttcccttatattgaggctgcattgtgattgcattggtgctggacagttagttagataggattaggccttcagTGTGCTTTGCAAAACCAATTACAAGAACGGATTAGTGGAGCAaaccattcatttatataaattaagATTGCAGttctatgcacgctttcctgagagtaagctcctcTGAATATTCtggttcttacttctgagtaaatatgcatagaattgctctGTAAGTGAAAGAGATGGGAGATGATGTAAAGAAAAATTTACCAtagaatctttttttaaatttattttggaaATGCACAATATTGATACAAATGTGCATAATTGTTCTCTGTCCATTATACAAATGTTTGATAAATTTTATTGTCACAGCTTAAAATTTTGAACAATAATTAAGCAAACGGAATGTATCATTTCTGAGGTCTGCATTTTATAAAGACCTTTTTCAGCGCTGCAATCACATCCCGATTCCGCAGGCTGTATATAAAAGGGTTCAGCATTGGGGGGACAACAGTGGTGAACACAGAGTTAATCATGGACCTTTGTGATGAATAAGAGGATACAGGAACAGTGTAGGTCAGTATTGCTGCCCCAAGAAAGATACTCACCACAATCAAGTGAGACAAGCAGGTCCCTAAGGCCTTGTGCCTTCCTTCAGTTGAGCGCATGCTCAAAACTTGCACAAGGATGGCTATGTACGAAGAAAGGATTactaagatggggagaaaaaTTACCACCACATTGTCAAAGTATATGACTTTTTCAAATGCAGATGTGTCAGTGCAGGATAACTTCAGGAGAGCTGGAAGCTCACAAAAGAAATGGTCAATCACATTTGACCCACAGTAGAGAAGAGATTGTACATAAACGGCAATGACCAGGATGATGAGTGATGATGAAGACCAGATCCCCACTGTCATGATAATGCAGATGGTTCTCCTCATGAGGACTGGGTATTGCAAGGGCCTACAGATGGCCACATACCTATCATATGACATGACAGCCAAGACAAAGCTTTCTGAGCTCCCCATGGTCAGAGTGAGAAAAATCTGGGCCACACACCCTGAGAGTGAAATTGCGTATCTCTGTGTTAAAAAGCTCACTGACATTTTAGGGAACACAATGAAGATCTGACCCATATCCATGCAGGACAGTTGACTCAGGAAAAAGTACATTGGAGTATGAAGGGTGGAATCAATCTGGATAAGGAACAGGAGGAGAGAGTTCCCCAACAGAGCAATGAAGGCCataaaaagcactatagcaaagaAAACAGTAGGCGTCTTTAGATGTACAAGCCCCACAAGAAGAAACTCGGTCCATGACGTCCCATTTGCTTTTTCCATTGCCCCTGAAGACAGAAGAACAATATTGTTGAGATAGTAATAACTGTAAAAGCCACATACACAAATCTTAGTTAACCCAAAAAGGTTCGTTTCATGGTCAGTTTTTAAAATACCATTTCAAACTTGCCACATTGGCACTGAGAATTAATGTGCTGCATAATTTCCTTTCAGTTCCATGCAAGCGTGGCCACATGGATCTCAGACTGAGAGTTGGGATGGGCTGGGGAGACTCCAGAAATCTCAAATGTCTTGATCAAAAGGTGTTCTCCCTGAGTTTTCTTCACTGTGGAATTGTTTTATCAGACAATTAATGAAATCACGTCAATTCAAATAAATCTTTTAAGATTATAGTGCTATTTTGGTtgagtggagagggagggaagtgcTATAGCTCAGGGGGCTGAGCtcttgctttccatgcagaaagtcccaattGTAATctgtagcatctccaggtaggacgaAGACATTTTCTGTGTAAAATTGTGGACAGGCACTACTGGTCTGAGTTAACAGTACTGGCCCTGGTGGActgatggtctgattcagtgtatGGCAGATTTTGAAGGTAGGCATTGTGAGAGCCCCAGGTGCACACAATAGAGATGTGAAGCTCTTCTATGTATTACCTTCCCCATTCACTGCAATGGAGTGGAACATATTGTTTAAGATGCCCTTTGGCAAGTATTCCACCAGCcacttaaaaaatgtttttaacaacTACTGACAAGTGTCAATGCTTGCATGTTTCTGCGGCTAAGTTCTTCAGCACAATCTctgtggtctccccccccccacacccttttTTGGTCAATTGGTAAACCTCCTGTCATGGGAATGAATTGAGAATGTCTTGccaggagaggtggtggtggtggtgatgatcgTAATGATGATGGGTACAGTAAAGCCAAAGTTCAGCACTCTAAAAGCACAGTATGGTACATACGTTTACTGTGCAGCAAATTGCaatgggttcaatggggcttactctcaagtatgtGACTATC is a window from the Tiliqua scincoides isolate rTilSci1 chromosome 2, rTilSci1.hap2, whole genome shotgun sequence genome containing:
- the LOC136639008 gene encoding olfactory receptor 2T2-like, whose product is MEKANGTSWTEFLLVGLVHLKTPTVFFAIVLFMAFIALLGNSLLLFLIQIDSTLHTPMYFFLSQLSCMDMGQIFIVFPKMSVSFLTQRYAISLSGCVAQIFLTLTMGSSESFVLAVMSYDRYVAICRPLQYPVLMRRTICIIMTVGIWSSSSLIILVIAVYVQSLLYCGSNVIDHFFCELPALLKLSCTDTSAFEKVIYFDNVVVIFLPILVILSSYIAILVQVLSMRSTEGRHKALGTCLSHLIVVSIFLGAAILTYTVPVSSYSSQRSMINSVFTTVVPPMLNPFIYSLRNRDVIAALKKVFIKCRPQK